In the Lycium ferocissimum isolate CSIRO_LF1 unplaced genomic scaffold, AGI_CSIRO_Lferr_CH_V1 ctg8532, whole genome shotgun sequence genome, one interval contains:
- the LOC132045907 gene encoding potassium transporter 5-like — MDIISIQEVPQQQQLIMEEVPHQTLSEATIVEMESGSMHVRTSDKAAKWWVLYLQMAIQSMTLVYGDLGTAFHSLGVVYGDMGTSPMYVYSSTFSNGIKHEDDIIGVLSIIFYTITLIALVKYIFIVLRATYNGEGGTFALYSLICRHANVGLILSQGAEDGDLSTCSQELPNDANRLALRLKYKLENSKTWKLFLLLAAMLGTSMVIADSVLTPCISVLSAVGGLKKASSAVTEEGVVWIAIAILVLLFMVQRLGTDKVGIIFAPIICLWFSLIGSIGIYNLVKYDAKVVKAVNPIYIIDYFKRNKKNAWISLGGTVLSITGTEALFADVGHFTIRSIKISMCCVTYPALIVAYAGQASFLRKNSQFVADAFFKSIPHVVYWPTFVVAVLASVIASQAMISGTFSIIQQSLPWGCFPRVQIVHTSNKHRGQVYIPEVNYLLMLACIAITLGFRTTERIGVAYGIAVVLVMSLTSLFIVLVMVLIWETHILIVMAYCLVIGGVEFIYFSSVLYKFNQGGYMQLVFALFLMSIMYIWNYVYRKIYNFELDQSISINNVEETMARINCHRLPGLAIFHSDIVHGIPPIFKHYLTNVPAVHSVLLFVSFKSLPMSESPTGKRFIFSRAHPADLYVFHCVVTYGYNDMCNSQEPFESSLLERLREFISEQQEEESVKDRELEVLDRAQQNAVVHLEGVRDVIAKEESSMVKKVVINYCYNFLNRNIRQRNKVFDVPYKHMLNIGMTYEL, encoded by the exons ATGGATATCATCAGCATCCAGGAAgtcccacaacaacaacaattgatCATGGAGGAAGTTCCTCATCAAACTTTATCGGAGGCTACTATTGTAGAAATGGAGTCTGGTAGCATGCATGTCCGCACATCCGACAAG GCAGCCAAGTGGTGGGTGTTGTATTTACAAATGGCTATTCAAAGCATGACACTAGTATATGGCGATCTTGGAACAGCATTCCATAGCCTGGGGGTGGTGTACGGAGATATGGGAACCTCACCCATGTACGTTTACTCAAGCACATTCTCTAATGGGATCAAACACGAGGACGATATAATTGGGGTCCTCTCCATCATTTTCTACACCATCACCCTAATTGCTCTCGTCAAATATATCTTCATCGTTCTCCGAGCCACTTACAATGGAGAAG GAGGTACATTTGCATTGTATTCTTTGATATGTCGACATGCAAATGTGGGCTTAATTCTAAGTCAAGGAGCAGAAGACGGAGACTTGTCGACTTGCAGCCAGGAGTTGCCAAATGATGCCAATCGTCTGGCTTTAAGACTCAAATATAAGCTAGAAAACAGCAAAACTTGGAAGTTGTTTCTTCTCCTTGCCGCGATGCTCGGTACTTCCATGGTCATTGCGGACAGTGTTCTCACTCCCTGCATTTCAG TATTGTCTGCTGTGGGAGGTCTAAAAAAAGCAAGTTCAGCCGTGACAGAAG AGGGGGTAGTTTGGATAGCAATTGCTATTTTAGTACTTCTCTTCATGGTGCAAAGACTAGGAACAGACAAAGTAGGAATAATTTTTGCACCAATAATTTGTCTTTGGTTTTCACTGATTGGTAGTATTGGCATCTATAACTTGGTTAAGTACGATGCAAAAGTTGTGAAAGCCGTTAACCCCATATATATCATAGACTATTTcaagagaaacaagaagaatGCTTGGATTTCTCTTGGCGGTACTGTTCTCTCAATAACAG GAACTGAGGCGCTATTTGCAGATGTCGGCCATTTCACTATTCGATCTATAAAAATAAGCATGTGTTGTGTAACATATCCAGCTCTAATTGTAGCGTATGCTGGACAAGCCTCTTTTCTAAGGAAGAATAGTCAGTTTGTCGCTGATGCATTTTTCAAGTCCATACCAC ATGTTGTATATTGGCCAACTTTTGTGGTGGCGGTTTTAGCCTCAGTAATAGCGAGTCAAGCTATGATTTCTGGGACGTTTTCGATAATTCAACAGTCCCTTCCGTGGGGATGCTTCCCTCGTGTTCAAATTGTTCATACATCGAACAAGCACCGAGGACAAGTCTACATCCCGGAAGTCAATTATCTTCTTATGTTAGCTTGCATCGCCATTACTCTTGGATTCAGGACTACTGAAAGGATTGGGGTCGCTTATG GAATAGCTGTTGTGCTTGTGATGAGCTTGACATCACTATTCATTGTATTAGTCATGGTTCTGATCTGGGAAACTCACATCCTCATCGTGATGGCCTATTGTCTGGTTATTGGTGGGGTTGAGTTTATCTACTTCAGCTCCGTGCTATATAAGTTTAATCAAGGGGGATATATGCAGCTTGTTTTTGCCTTGTTCCTTATGTCAATTATGTACATATGGAATTATGTGTACAGGAAGATATACAACTTTGAGCTAGACCAGAGTATCTCAATCAATAATGTGGAAGAAACAATGGCTAGGATAAATTGTCATCGCTTACCAGGACTTGCTATCTTCCATTCAGATATTGTCCACGGTATTCCACCTATTTTCAAGCACTACCTAACAAATGTGCCCGCCGTGCATTCTGTACTTTTGTTTGTGTCCTTCAAGTCACTTCCTATGAGTGAATCTCCAACGGGAAAAAGATTCATTTTCAGTCGAGCGCATCCAGCTGATTTGTATGTTTTCCACTGTGTGGTGACATACGGATATAATGATATGTGCAACAGCCAAGAGCCATTTGAAAGCTCACTACTTGAGAGGCTTAGGGAGTTCATAAGTGAACAACAGGAAGAAGAATCAGTAAAAGATAGAGAACTTGAAGTGCTAGACAGAGCCCAGCAAAACGCGGTGGTTCATCTTGAAGGGGTCCGCGATGTAATAGCCAAAGAGGAATCTAGTATGGTCAAGAAAGTTGTAATAAATTATTGTTATAACTTTTTAAATAGGAACATAAGGCAGAGGAATAAGGTGTTTGATGTCCCTTACAAGCACATGTTAAACATAGGAATGACATATGAACTTTAG